Proteins from one Catenuloplanes atrovinosus genomic window:
- a CDS encoding ATP-binding protein — MELRPPAETVECRGASVRIVDPDAILLAAAGPEPVELLHGAGFPGPLRAVALTAGSRLSTSGPVYRFVGTARRGGGFDALRIGLTGPVGVLIARQMATRDPLGFAARTASLAGETIRRLGERPEDLPRDRTLVDAVSGLSARVTYDVEPAALPQQVSVTVTAEAPRRADTPLVPYLRGFVELFFEVLAELAGGDLSGRYTLTLHPEEVAERSGAVSLDQVGGLDHIVSQLREVAVSFNHPEAMARWGARRPQGILLYGPPGTGKTMLATALANEIGGELREIRTPEILDRWLGASERNIKKIFTEARRYTTPTVLLFDEFDSIISYTGGGQDAAGQAINSVAGIFKQEMNTLIEANPRVIVVATTNFPDRVDASLIRSGRFDIKLSVPKPDADGRAEIISKMLRGLIAAHETPGFRMFGDDVDARELAVACPGATGADIREALRRVQLQKAMEEARGYVPEPISQSELLQALTSVSPA, encoded by the coding sequence ATGGAGCTCAGACCGCCCGCCGAGACCGTCGAGTGCCGGGGCGCGTCCGTGCGGATCGTCGACCCGGACGCGATCCTGCTGGCCGCGGCCGGTCCGGAGCCCGTGGAGCTGCTGCACGGCGCCGGGTTCCCGGGGCCGCTGCGCGCGGTGGCGCTGACCGCCGGCAGCCGCCTGTCGACCAGCGGGCCGGTCTACCGGTTCGTGGGCACGGCGCGGCGCGGCGGCGGGTTCGACGCGCTCCGGATCGGGCTGACCGGCCCGGTCGGCGTGCTGATCGCGCGGCAGATGGCGACCCGGGACCCGCTGGGCTTCGCGGCCCGGACCGCGTCGCTGGCCGGGGAGACCATCCGGCGGCTGGGTGAGCGGCCGGAGGACCTGCCGCGGGACCGGACGCTGGTGGACGCGGTGTCCGGCCTGTCCGCGCGGGTGACCTACGACGTGGAGCCGGCCGCGCTGCCGCAGCAGGTGTCCGTGACGGTGACGGCCGAGGCGCCGCGGCGCGCGGACACGCCGCTCGTGCCGTACCTGCGCGGCTTCGTGGAACTGTTCTTCGAGGTGCTGGCGGAGCTGGCCGGCGGCGACCTGAGCGGCCGCTACACGCTCACGCTGCATCCGGAGGAGGTCGCGGAGCGGTCCGGTGCCGTGAGTCTCGACCAGGTCGGCGGGCTCGACCACATCGTGAGCCAGCTGCGCGAGGTGGCGGTCTCGTTCAACCACCCGGAGGCGATGGCGCGCTGGGGTGCACGGCGGCCGCAGGGCATCCTGCTCTACGGGCCGCCCGGCACCGGCAAGACCATGCTGGCCACCGCGCTGGCCAACGAGATCGGCGGCGAACTGCGCGAGATCCGCACGCCGGAGATCCTGGACCGCTGGCTCGGCGCGTCCGAGCGGAACATCAAGAAGATCTTCACCGAGGCGCGCCGCTACACCACGCCGACCGTGCTGCTGTTCGACGAGTTCGACTCGATCATCAGCTACACCGGCGGCGGCCAGGACGCGGCCGGGCAGGCGATCAACTCGGTGGCCGGCATCTTCAAGCAGGAGATGAACACGCTGATCGAGGCGAATCCGCGGGTCATCGTGGTCGCCACGACGAACTTCCCGGACCGGGTGGACGCGTCGCTGATCCGGTCCGGCCGGTTCGACATCAAACTGTCCGTGCCGAAGCCGGACGCCGACGGCCGCGCGGAGATCATCTCGAAGATGCTGCGCGGGCTGATCGCGGCGCACGAGACGCCCGGATTCCGCATGTTCGGCGACGACGTCGACGCGCGCGAACTCGCCGTCGCGTGCCCGGGCGCCACCGGGGCGGACATCCGCGAGGCGCTGCGCCGGGTGCAGTTGCAGAAGGCCATGGAAGAGGCCCGGGGGTACGTTCCGGAGCCGATCAGCCAGTCCGAGCTGCTTCAGGCGCTCACATCAGTTTCTCCGGCTTGA